One part of the Cyanobacterium stanieri LEGE 03274 genome encodes these proteins:
- a CDS encoding FAD-binding oxidoreductase, translating into MSINYQNIINELENIKTIIEPEQLKKLSQDYYYFSPILVDKLADKRADLVVQPTTEEEILKIAQMCVKYQIPLTVRGAGTGNYGQCIPLNGGIVLDMTEMKKIHWIKNGSACVQAGVKMATLERATRKEGWELRMIPSTYKIATIGGFFGGGSGGIGSINYGQLRDRGNLHRVRVVTLEKEPRILELKGDETQQINHAYGTNGIITELEIPLASAYQWLDVIVTFPHFMDAAKFGQDLADSDGIIKRLISVHASPIPEYFTALKDYLPKGESCALLTVSENSLNAISELVKEYQGKITYQENLEKKNSLNLIEFTWNHTTFHARNIDPNITYLQTFFFSLEKVEEMYKYFEDEVMIHLEFMRVGGKAIPAGLQLVRYSTPERLNEIIQYHEDNGAFIANPHTYILEDGGRKQIEPEQLKFKQMVDPYGLMNQGKMKAWTENN; encoded by the coding sequence ATGTCCATCAACTATCAAAATATTATTAACGAATTAGAAAATATAAAGACAATAATAGAACCTGAACAACTAAAAAAACTATCCCAAGACTATTATTATTTCAGCCCTATTTTAGTCGATAAATTAGCAGACAAAAGAGCCGATTTAGTAGTGCAACCCACCACAGAAGAAGAAATTTTAAAAATAGCTCAAATGTGTGTTAAATATCAAATTCCTCTAACAGTAAGGGGCGCTGGTACAGGAAATTATGGACAGTGTATCCCCCTCAATGGTGGTATCGTCTTGGATATGACAGAAATGAAAAAAATTCACTGGATCAAAAATGGCAGTGCCTGTGTACAAGCAGGGGTGAAAATGGCAACCCTAGAAAGGGCAACCCGCAAGGAAGGATGGGAATTAAGAATGATACCCTCAACCTATAAAATCGCTACCATTGGTGGCTTTTTTGGGGGTGGTAGCGGGGGCATCGGCTCAATTAATTATGGACAGTTGAGAGATAGGGGAAATCTGCACCGAGTAAGGGTTGTTACCTTAGAAAAAGAGCCAAGAATTTTAGAACTAAAAGGAGATGAAACCCAACAGATTAACCATGCCTATGGCACCAATGGCATTATCACAGAATTAGAAATTCCCCTTGCCTCTGCCTATCAATGGTTAGATGTCATTGTTACTTTCCCTCACTTCATGGATGCGGCAAAATTTGGGCAAGATTTGGCAGATAGTGATGGCATTATCAAAAGGTTAATTAGTGTTCATGCCAGTCCTATTCCTGAATATTTTACAGCCTTAAAAGACTATTTACCAAAAGGGGAAAGCTGTGCCTTATTAACGGTGAGTGAAAATTCATTAAATGCTATTTCAGAATTAGTAAAAGAATATCAAGGAAAAATTACTTATCAAGAAAATTTAGAGAAAAAAAATAGCCTGAATTTAATTGAATTTACTTGGAATCATACCACCTTTCACGCCCGAAATATTGACCCCAATATTACCTATTTACAAACCTTCTTTTTTAGCCTTGAAAAAGTGGAAGAAATGTATAAATATTTTGAGGATGAGGTGATGATACACCTTGAATTTATGAGGGTGGGAGGTAAAGCTATTCCTGCAGGATTGCAGTTGGTAAGATATAGCACCCCAGAGCGATTAAATGAAATTATCCAGTATCACGAAGATAATGGGGCTTTTATTGCCAATCCCCATACCTATATATTAGAAGATGGAGGAAGAAAGCAAATTGAACCTGAGCAACTAAAATTTAAGCAAATGGTCGATCCCTATGGTTTAATGAATCAAGGTAAAATGAAGGCATGGACAGAAAATAATTAA
- the lipA gene encoding lipoyl synthase yields the protein MNLRVSSPSPLPSWLKTPIGKASEISRVQKIVKQRKIHTICEEGRCPNRGECYGNGTATFLLMGHVCTRSCAFCQVEKGHAPMGLDEDEPKKVAEAVKLLGLRYVVLTSVARDDLADGGASWFVKVMDEVRKVNPTTQIEVLTPDFGTGKDAENQQALRVATVVRAKPACYNHNVETVPRLQNPVRRGGKYERSLRVLQLVKEFDDSIPTKSGLMLGLGETKEEIISTLEDLRGIKCDRITIGQYMRPSLAHLPVEKYWTPKEFDELGAIALTMGFSHVRSGPLVRSSYHAGE from the coding sequence ATGAATTTAAGGGTATCTTCTCCTTCCCCTTTGCCTAGTTGGTTAAAAACTCCTATTGGTAAAGCGTCGGAAATTTCTCGGGTGCAAAAGATTGTTAAACAAAGGAAAATTCATACCATTTGTGAGGAAGGGCGTTGCCCTAATCGTGGAGAATGTTATGGTAATGGTACGGCAACTTTTTTGTTGATGGGTCATGTGTGTACCCGTAGCTGTGCTTTTTGTCAGGTGGAAAAAGGTCATGCCCCCATGGGCTTGGATGAGGATGAACCGAAAAAGGTGGCAGAGGCGGTAAAGTTATTAGGGTTGCGTTATGTGGTGTTGACTTCGGTGGCGCGGGATGATTTAGCTGATGGGGGTGCGAGTTGGTTTGTGAAGGTGATGGATGAGGTTAGGAAGGTTAACCCCACGACACAAATTGAGGTTTTGACTCCTGATTTTGGTACGGGGAAGGATGCGGAAAATCAACAGGCTCTGAGGGTGGCTACGGTGGTGAGGGCAAAACCTGCTTGTTATAATCACAATGTGGAAACGGTGCCACGGTTACAAAATCCTGTGCGTCGGGGGGGTAAGTATGAGCGCTCGTTGCGAGTGTTACAGTTGGTGAAGGAGTTTGATGATAGTATTCCCACGAAGTCGGGTTTAATGTTGGGTTTGGGAGAAACTAAGGAAGAGATTATTTCTACTTTGGAGGATTTACGGGGCATAAAGTGCGATCGCATTACCATCGGGCAATATATGCGTCCGTCTTTGGCTCATTTACCTGTGGAAAAATATTGGACTCCAAAAGAATTTGATGAGTTAGGGGCGATCGCCCTTACAATGGGTTTTAGTCATGTTCGTAGTGGCCCTTTGGTGCGTAGTTCATACCATGCAGGAGAATAG
- a CDS encoding MATE family efflux transporter, which translates to MTIPNHPKLGIRTEIRAFLKLAIPLASAQVAQLTTGFADTVMMGHLGNEILAAGALASITFFSIMIATSGIVMGVTPLVANAYGAGNKNDIEQFTRQGLWLSLLLSIPIMIATAHFDSLVGGLGLDNTTIALASTYLDIMLWGLFPALGFAMLRGVVSALSQARPIFGIVIIATGFNILGNYVLGFGVWGFPRLELAGLALASTLTWWGMFTALIIYLSVNEHFKDYQFFSRLYQLKPKTLWKLLKIGVPIGVFTTLEVGVYTAVSYLMAEFGTDGLAAHQIVFQTMNIIYMVPLGMSFAATARVGKWFGQENMLGIRQAGLVSVTVGTLWSMFVVMLLLIFPQQIVGLYINVLEPENAPIVSLAISILRVAAIAHIFDGVQKIAYGALQGLQDTHVPMVLSFLFYWCIGLTSAYWFAFGLNLGAVGLWLGLLIGVIIASVVFVWRFQTLAGKQLIMDN; encoded by the coding sequence ATGACCATTCCCAATCATCCAAAATTGGGTATTCGTACAGAAATTAGAGCATTCCTAAAACTAGCCATACCCCTAGCCAGTGCACAGGTGGCACAGTTAACCACGGGATTCGCTGATACGGTGATGATGGGACATTTGGGCAACGAAATTTTGGCGGCTGGTGCATTAGCTTCCATTACCTTTTTTTCCATCATGATAGCCACCAGTGGCATCGTTATGGGTGTTACTCCCTTAGTGGCAAATGCCTATGGTGCGGGTAATAAAAATGACATCGAACAATTTACCCGACAGGGGTTGTGGTTATCCTTACTTCTATCTATCCCCATTATGATAGCAACAGCTCACTTTGATAGTTTAGTAGGGGGATTAGGATTAGATAATACCACCATCGCATTAGCCAGTACATACCTTGATATTATGTTGTGGGGTTTATTTCCTGCGTTGGGTTTTGCCATGTTACGGGGTGTAGTTTCTGCCCTATCCCAAGCCCGTCCAATTTTTGGGATTGTCATCATCGCCACGGGTTTTAATATTTTAGGTAACTATGTTTTGGGTTTTGGGGTGTGGGGATTTCCTCGTTTAGAATTGGCAGGGTTAGCATTGGCTTCTACTCTCACATGGTGGGGGATGTTTACTGCTTTAATTATCTATCTTTCTGTCAATGAGCATTTCAAAGATTATCAATTTTTTTCCCGCCTCTATCAGCTAAAACCAAAAACACTCTGGAAATTGCTAAAAATCGGGGTACCCATTGGAGTGTTTACTACCCTTGAAGTTGGGGTATATACCGCCGTTAGTTATCTCATGGCAGAATTTGGTACGGATGGATTAGCCGCCCATCAGATTGTTTTTCAAACTATGAATATTATTTATATGGTGCCGTTGGGGATGTCGTTTGCCGCCACTGCTAGGGTTGGTAAATGGTTTGGGCAAGAGAATATGTTGGGTATTCGTCAGGCAGGGTTAGTCAGTGTGACGGTGGGAACTTTGTGGAGTATGTTTGTGGTAATGTTGCTGTTGATTTTTCCTCAGCAAATTGTGGGATTATATATTAATGTACTCGAGCCAGAAAATGCGCCCATTGTATCCCTTGCTATCTCTATTCTAAGGGTAGCTGCGATCGCCCATATCTTTGATGGAGTCCAAAAAATTGCCTATGGAGCGTTGCAAGGTTTACAAGATACCCATGTGCCAATGGTTTTAAGTTTCCTATTTTATTGGTGCATTGGCTTAACCTCCGCTTATTGGTTTGCATTTGGTTTAAATTTGGGGGCTGTGGGTTTGTGGTTAGGACTTTTGATTGGGGTAATTATTGCTTCTGTGGTTTTTGTGTGGCGATTTCAAACCTTAGCAGGAAAGCAATTGATAATGGATAATTAA
- a CDS encoding type II toxin-antitoxin system Phd/YefM family antitoxin has protein sequence MDAITYTQARKNFSRVMNQVCEDHVPIIITRQSEKPVVMMSLEDYSAMEETLYLLRSPKNAQRLYKALGELKQGKYQSHELIEEE, from the coding sequence ATGGATGCAATAACTTATACTCAGGCTCGAAAAAACTTTAGTCGTGTAATGAATCAGGTTTGTGAAGATCATGTGCCAATTATTATTACTCGTCAATCTGAAAAACCTGTAGTTATGATGTCCCTTGAGGATTATAGTGCCATGGAAGAGACACTATATTTATTACGCAGTCCAAAAAATGCACAACGACTCTACAAAGCACTAGGAGAATTGAAACAAGGAAAATATCAAAGTCATGAGTTAATTGAAGAGGAATAA
- a CDS encoding Txe/YoeB family addiction module toxin, which produces MKISFLEDAWHDYLYWQIQDKKTLKRINQIIKDIQRNPFDGIGKPEPLKFDLSGLWSRRINQEHRLIYQVLDDEIIIIQCRYHY; this is translated from the coding sequence GTGAAAATTTCCTTTTTAGAAGATGCTTGGCATGACTATTTGTATTGGCAGATTCAGGATAAAAAAACTCTAAAAAGAATCAATCAAATTATTAAAGATATACAAAGAAATCCCTTTGATGGTATTGGTAAACCTGAACCATTAAAATTTGATTTGAGTGGATTATGGTCACGACGTATTAACCAAGAACATCGTTTAATTTATCAAGTATTAGATGATGAAATTATTATTATTCAATGCCGTTATCACTATTAG
- a CDS encoding mannose-1-phosphate guanylyltransferase has translation MKSKFIPVILAGGKGERFWPLSRRSRPKQFLCLDGSGISLLQATANRLLPLVDGWDNLMVITSALVAENVRQQLPLLPEKNILVEPEGKDTAPAVAWASLEVQRLFGDGAIAGFFPADHWISSPEGFIKTILAGIEFAKSQGAIVTLGINPNYPSTGYGYIQQGEKEGEINALPVYKVTRFTEKPDQETASKFIATGDYSWNSGMFIFEVNFVLQELEKFAPQILKPLREKGEQGYFDLEKISIDYALMEKTASAYVLPADFPWDDLGDWNALERLLSKTDDDNVTNTSSVNYQTKNSIIYSSEDDEIIMTIGLEDVVIVRDRNATLVVNKNQTQDIKKALKLLQDHNNSQEFL, from the coding sequence ATGAAATCGAAATTTATTCCCGTAATTTTAGCAGGGGGAAAGGGTGAGCGTTTTTGGCCTTTGAGTCGTCGTAGCCGCCCTAAGCAGTTTTTATGTCTTGATGGTAGTGGTATCAGTCTTTTACAGGCTACGGCTAATCGTCTTTTGCCTCTGGTGGATGGTTGGGATAATTTGATGGTGATTACTTCTGCTTTGGTAGCGGAAAATGTGAGGCAACAATTACCTTTGTTACCTGAAAAAAATATTTTAGTTGAGCCTGAAGGTAAAGATACCGCCCCCGCTGTGGCTTGGGCTAGTCTTGAGGTACAACGGCTTTTCGGTGATGGTGCGATCGCAGGTTTTTTCCCCGCAGACCATTGGATTAGTTCCCCAGAGGGCTTCATTAAAACTATTTTAGCAGGTATTGAGTTTGCCAAAAGCCAAGGTGCGATCGTCACCCTTGGTATTAATCCTAACTATCCTTCTACGGGTTATGGTTATATTCAGCAGGGGGAAAAGGAAGGGGAAATAAACGCTTTACCTGTGTATAAAGTAACTCGTTTTACCGAAAAACCAGATCAAGAAACCGCCTCTAAATTCATTGCCACAGGGGATTATAGCTGGAATAGTGGGATGTTTATTTTTGAGGTAAATTTTGTGTTACAGGAGTTGGAAAAGTTTGCCCCTCAAATATTGAAACCTTTACGGGAAAAGGGAGAGCAAGGATATTTTGATTTGGAAAAAATTAGCATTGACTATGCTTTGATGGAAAAAACTGCCTCGGCTTATGTATTACCTGCGGATTTTCCTTGGGATGACTTGGGGGATTGGAATGCCCTAGAAAGGTTGTTATCTAAAACTGATGATGATAATGTGACTAATACTAGTAGTGTTAATTATCAGACTAAAAATTCTATTATTTATAGTAGTGAAGATGATGAAATAATTATGACTATTGGCTTAGAAGATGTGGTTATTGTTAGAGATAGAAATGCTACTTTAGTGGTTAATAAAAATCAAACTCAAGATATTAAAAAAGCATTAAAGTTACTACAAGATCACAATAATAGTCAAGAGTTTTTATAA
- a CDS encoding alpha/beta fold hydrolase produces the protein MFKHPDVLWLNTNTYFKRFNLPIIKYLSRQVSIGQWEYEQNQDEGCSLEGAIALLDDYLTMVKKPVHLIGHSTAGVLGLLYARKYPEKIKSLTLLGVGVNPSKDWVEYYYNLRKNFPCRREIILTRLSHHLFHYQNHYYQKAFLNILDKALLYSLSPHSLYETPNITKGGIDKPLMVCGSSEDAIISPQDMEQWQPYLKKEDYLCLINQSSHFFHYLSPQCVGQQILKFLNATSDDILKSELDKKILDLGRY, from the coding sequence ATGTTCAAGCATCCTGATGTATTATGGTTAAACACCAACACCTATTTCAAGCGGTTTAACCTACCCATTATCAAATACCTATCCCGTCAAGTGTCCATTGGGCAATGGGAATATGAACAAAATCAGGATGAAGGATGTTCCTTAGAAGGTGCGATCGCACTTTTAGACGATTATTTAACCATGGTAAAAAAACCAGTACATTTAATTGGTCACAGTACCGCAGGGGTGTTAGGTTTATTGTATGCCCGTAAATATCCAGAAAAAATAAAATCCCTAACCCTTTTAGGAGTAGGGGTAAACCCCAGTAAAGATTGGGTAGAGTATTATTACAACCTGCGCAAAAACTTCCCTTGTCGTCGAGAAATTATCCTAACTCGTTTATCCCATCACCTATTCCACTATCAAAACCATTACTATCAAAAAGCCTTCCTCAATATCCTTGATAAAGCCCTACTATATTCCCTTTCTCCCCACTCCCTCTATGAAACCCCAAATATTACCAAGGGAGGTATCGACAAACCCCTAATGGTGTGCGGTAGCTCGGAAGATGCTATCATATCCCCCCAAGATATGGAACAATGGCAACCCTACCTAAAAAAAGAAGATTATCTTTGTTTAATCAATCAAAGTAGTCATTTTTTTCATTATCTATCTCCCCAATGTGTAGGGCAACAAATCCTTAAATTTTTAAATGCTACCTCAGACGATATTTTAAAATCTGAACTAGACAAAAAAATTCTTGATTTAGGTAGATATTAA
- a CDS encoding sirohydrochlorin chelatase, producing the protein MNNNHTGYLLVAHGSRNPQYRTYLNNLADLIRQKLTQKGIPSHLDSCYLELSSQSLADKITEFACFCHQHKYNSIKILPLFLFSGTHVMDDIPEQEAIAFKNISDLGMDIKILPHLGSESSLTQFLEKKYQKYPNYTRLLISHGTRLERGQKEAQLLAKKSSATLAFWSINPFFDQVIINLIKSGVENIVMLPYFLFPGKITRAIAVRAEEIKNEYNDFNLRIIEPLGANSELADLITESLLKE; encoded by the coding sequence ATGAATAATAATCATACAGGCTACTTATTAGTGGCGCATGGTAGCAGAAATCCTCAATATCGAACTTATCTTAATAATCTTGCTGATTTAATCCGTCAAAAATTAACCCAAAAAGGTATCCCAAGTCATCTTGATTCCTGTTATTTGGAGTTATCATCTCAATCTTTAGCCGATAAAATAACCGAATTTGCCTGTTTTTGTCACCAACATAAATATAATTCCATTAAGATATTGCCCTTGTTTCTTTTTTCTGGTACTCATGTCATGGATGATATACCTGAACAAGAGGCGATCGCCTTTAAAAACATATCAGATCTTGGTATGGACATCAAAATATTACCCCATTTGGGATCTGAAAGCTCATTAACTCAGTTCTTAGAAAAAAAATATCAAAAATATCCAAACTACACTAGACTTTTAATCAGCCACGGTACAAGGCTAGAGAGAGGACAAAAAGAAGCACAATTATTAGCCAAAAAAAGCTCTGCTACTTTAGCATTTTGGTCTATAAATCCTTTTTTTGATCAAGTTATCATTAATTTAATTAAATCGGGGGTTGAAAATATCGTTATGCTTCCTTATTTCTTATTTCCTGGTAAAATTACAAGGGCGATCGCCGTTAGAGCAGAAGAAATAAAAAACGAGTACAATGATTTTAATCTGCGAATTATAGAACCCTTGGGAGCTAACTCCGAATTAGCAGATTTAATAACCGAAAGCCTCCTCAAAGAATAA
- a CDS encoding ATP-dependent zinc protease family protein, producing MNTSKNQSLPLIGWREYLALPTLGVTKIKAKIDTGAKTSALHAFNVKIVEKDNQNIVEFEIHPIQKDNQTSIFTTAPLLEYRTVKNSGGIAETRPVIETKIILGNISWAIALTLTNRDSMGFRMLLGRDAVKNRFLVDTGNSFLHHSIT from the coding sequence ATGAATACAAGCAAAAATCAATCATTACCATTAATTGGTTGGCGAGAATATTTAGCCTTACCAACCTTGGGGGTAACAAAAATTAAGGCAAAAATTGATACAGGGGCGAAAACTTCTGCCCTTCATGCTTTCAATGTCAAGATTGTGGAAAAAGATAATCAAAACATTGTGGAGTTTGAAATTCATCCTATCCAAAAAGATAATCAAACCTCCATTTTTACCACAGCGCCCCTATTAGAATATCGCACCGTTAAAAATTCAGGGGGAATTGCTGAAACTCGACCAGTTATTGAGACTAAAATAATTTTAGGTAATATTTCATGGGCGATCGCCCTTACCCTGACAAATCGAGACTCCATGGGCTTTAGAATGTTATTGGGTAGAGATGCCGTCAAAAATCGCTTTTTAGTGGATACGGGAAATTCTTTTCTTCATCATTCAATTACATAA
- a CDS encoding Cof-type HAD-IIB family hydrolase — protein sequence MENIKLLFLDIDGTIAGASNQVKPEVIEAIKKVQARGVKVGLATGRMYCSAYRFHQEIGADLPIISYNGAWIQNPFNGEIISHRPLDNTIALELLDYLRSHEVEIHIYFNDQLYVDKVTEKTDSYIERSGITVNVVENLSHLLSQSPTKLLALSPDSSLIRALLDDLKQRYSNGNLYLTQSNPVYLEATSANVHKGDALKYVTEKILGLSASQVMAIGDNFNDYTMIEYAQIGVAMGDAPEQLKAIATYTTDNVENNGVAHIISQLKF from the coding sequence ATGGAAAACATTAAACTACTATTTTTAGACATTGACGGTACCATCGCAGGGGCATCAAATCAAGTTAAACCAGAAGTAATCGAGGCCATCAAAAAAGTTCAAGCTAGGGGAGTAAAAGTTGGACTGGCTACAGGGAGAATGTATTGTTCAGCTTATCGTTTTCATCAAGAAATTGGGGCAGATTTACCCATCATCTCCTATAACGGGGCTTGGATTCAAAACCCATTTAATGGGGAAATTATTTCCCATCGTCCTTTAGATAATACCATCGCCCTCGAATTATTAGATTACCTGCGATCGCATGAAGTCGAAATTCACATTTATTTCAACGATCAATTATATGTGGATAAGGTAACCGAAAAAACCGATTCTTACATTGAAAGATCAGGAATTACCGTTAATGTGGTAGAAAATTTGAGCCATTTGTTAAGCCAATCTCCCACTAAACTATTAGCCCTAAGTCCCGATTCTAGTTTAATTAGAGCGTTATTAGATGACTTAAAACAAAGATATAGCAATGGTAACCTTTACCTAACCCAATCTAATCCCGTTTACCTTGAGGCAACTTCCGCCAATGTTCATAAAGGAGATGCCCTTAAGTATGTAACGGAAAAAATACTAGGTTTATCAGCCTCTCAAGTAATGGCGATCGGTGATAATTTTAACGATTATACCATGATTGAATATGCCCAAATTGGTGTCGCCATGGGAGATGCCCCAGAACAATTAAAGGCGATCGCCACTTATACCACCGATAACGTAGAGAATAATGGAGTAGCACATATTATTTCTCAACTCAAATTTTAG
- the psaA gene encoding photosystem I core protein PsaA yields the protein MTVTPQKEAKAKVIVDKDPVPTSFEKWGKPGHFDRTLARGPKTTTWIWNLHADAHDFDSQTSDLEDISRKIFSAHFGHLAVVFVWLSGMYFHGARFSNYEAWLSDPINIKPSAQQVWSIVGQDILNGDMGGGFQGIQITSGFFQLWRASGFTNSYQLYVTAIGGLVMAGLMLFAGWFHYHKAAPKLEWFQNVESMMNHHLAGLLGLGSLGWAGHQIHVSLPINKLLDAGVAPADIPLPHEFILDAGKMAELYPSFAEGLKPFFTLNWGVYSDFLTFKGGLNPVTGGLWLSDTAHHHLAIAVLFIIAGHMYRTNWGIGHSMKEILEGHKGPFTGEGHTGLYEILTTSWHAQLAINLALLGSLTIIVAQHMYAMPPYPYLATDYGTQLSIFTHHMWIGGFLIVGAGAHASIFMVRDYDPAKNVNNLLDRVLRHRDAIISHLNWVCIFLGFHSFGLYIHNDTMRALGRPQDMFSDSAIQLQPVFAQWIQNLHSVAPGGTAPFASGPASYAFGGDVVAVGGKVAMMPIALGTADFMVHHIHAFTIHVTVLILLKGVLYARSSRLIPDKAELGFRFPCDGPGRGGTCQVSGWDHVFLGLFWMYNSLSIVIFHFSWKMQSDVWGSVAPDGTVSHITGGNFAQSAITINGWLRDFLWAQAANVINSYGSALSAYGIMFLAGHFVFAFSLMFLFSGRGYWQELIESIVWAHNKLNLAPAIQPRALSIVQGRAVGVAHYLLGGIVTTWAFFLCRILAVG from the coding sequence ATGACAGTAACCCCTCAAAAAGAGGCAAAAGCTAAAGTAATCGTCGACAAAGATCCAGTACCTACTTCTTTCGAGAAATGGGGTAAGCCTGGACACTTTGATCGGACTTTAGCTAGAGGACCCAAAACCACCACTTGGATTTGGAATCTTCACGCCGACGCACACGATTTCGATAGCCAAACTAGCGACCTAGAAGATATTTCTCGTAAAATCTTCAGCGCTCATTTTGGTCACTTAGCAGTAGTATTTGTTTGGTTAAGTGGGATGTATTTCCACGGAGCCCGTTTCTCCAATTATGAAGCGTGGTTGTCCGATCCCATCAATATTAAACCCAGCGCCCAACAAGTGTGGTCTATTGTAGGACAAGACATCCTCAATGGCGACATGGGTGGTGGTTTCCAAGGTATTCAAATCACATCTGGCTTCTTCCAACTTTGGAGAGCCTCAGGTTTCACCAATAGCTATCAGCTCTATGTAACCGCCATCGGTGGTTTAGTCATGGCTGGTTTAATGCTCTTTGCTGGTTGGTTTCACTACCACAAAGCAGCCCCTAAACTAGAATGGTTCCAAAATGTGGAATCCATGATGAACCATCACCTCGCCGGTTTACTAGGGTTAGGCTCTTTGGGCTGGGCAGGACACCAAATCCATGTATCTTTACCTATTAACAAGTTATTAGATGCTGGAGTTGCCCCTGCGGACATTCCCTTACCCCATGAGTTCATTCTCGATGCAGGTAAGATGGCTGAATTGTATCCTAGTTTCGCCGAAGGTTTAAAACCATTCTTTACCTTGAATTGGGGTGTTTACTCCGATTTCTTGACCTTCAAAGGTGGCTTAAACCCCGTAACTGGTGGTCTTTGGTTATCCGATACAGCTCACCATCACCTTGCCATCGCGGTTCTCTTCATTATTGCTGGTCATATGTACCGCACTAACTGGGGTATTGGTCACAGCATGAAAGAAATTTTAGAAGGTCACAAAGGACCCTTCACTGGTGAAGGTCACACTGGACTTTATGAAATTTTAACCACTTCATGGCACGCCCAATTAGCCATTAACTTAGCATTACTAGGTTCTTTAACCATCATCGTGGCACAACATATGTACGCCATGCCTCCTTATCCCTACTTAGCTACCGACTACGGTACTCAGTTATCTATCTTCACTCACCATATGTGGATCGGTGGATTCTTGATTGTAGGTGCCGGAGCTCACGCTTCCATCTTCATGGTTCGTGATTATGATCCTGCTAAAAATGTTAATAACCTTTTAGATAGAGTATTACGTCATAGAGACGCTATTATCTCTCACCTCAACTGGGTATGTATTTTCCTCGGCTTCCATAGCTTCGGTCTATACATTCACAACGACACCATGAGAGCTTTAGGCCGTCCTCAAGACATGTTCTCTGATAGTGCAATTCAGTTACAACCTGTATTTGCTCAGTGGATTCAAAACCTTCATTCCGTAGCCCCCGGTGGCACCGCTCCTTTCGCTTCTGGTCCTGCTAGTTACGCTTTTGGTGGCGATGTAGTGGCCGTGGGTGGCAAAGTGGCTATGATGCCCATTGCTTTAGGAACTGCTGATTTCATGGTTCACCATATCCATGCTTTCACCATTCACGTTACCGTGTTAATCCTTCTCAAAGGTGTACTTTATGCCCGTAGCTCCAGACTTATCCCCGATAAAGCTGAGCTTGGCTTCCGTTTCCCCTGTGATGGTCCTGGTCGTGGTGGTACTTGTCAAGTATCCGGATGGGATCATGTGTTCTTAGGTCTATTCTGGATGTACAACTCTTTATCCATTGTTATCTTCCACTTCAGCTGGAAAATGCAATCTGATGTATGGGGTAGTGTAGCTCCCGATGGCACCGTATCTCACATCACTGGTGGTAACTTTGCCCAAAGTGCTATTACCATCAACGGTTGGTTAAGAGACTTCTTATGGGCGCAAGCCGCTAACGTAATTAACTCTTACGGTTCCGCTCTATCTGCTTACGGAATTATGTTCCTCGCAGGTCACTTCGTTTTTGCCTTCAGCTTAATGTTCCTATTCAGTGGACGTGGCTACTGGCAAGAATTAATTGAATCCATTGTATGGGCTCATAACAAACTCAATCTAGCCCCTGCAATTCAACCCCGTGCTTTGAGCATCGTTCAAGGTCGTGCGGTTGGGGTAGCTCACTATCTCTTAGGAGGTATTGTAACTACCTGGGCATTCTTCCTCTGTCGAATCCTCGCCGTAGGTTAA